Proteins found in one Neofelis nebulosa isolate mNeoNeb1 chromosome 3, mNeoNeb1.pri, whole genome shotgun sequence genomic segment:
- the CENPU gene encoding centromere protein U isoform X1: MAPSRRVRGPGRGGVRSSKNSIGKTHSTKDKAGPEQKPTDVFDFPNNSGISSISRLGEHEKDEEPYEIFDPPLHSTAIYADEEEFSTHCGSPIPSTPEGREVEKRSDTYEIEASGDTSVEMSAKKPARNVKPISNESESPKEGDIRRKVKPAEKMSTERCEPVPDTPRISSELPEKPAESTTPKRVGPLSATSGVEKATLATESRSKTQKKKMFPGKRKKSRSEAIDSDTSDCVHIWCLKGKKASDLMELDVVLSAFEKTILEYKQKVESKICKEAIKKFHAHMEEELLKMLKDIQTSKTLKRKNTKIISDIEKKRQRLLELQDELLRLEPQMKQLQIKYVELEERKSSLRNAACFLSNLKQLHRDYSDTREKEPHVKETYDSSSLPALLVQARTLLGAETHLQNINHQLEKLLDRK; the protein is encoded by the exons ATGGCTCCGTCGCGGCGGGTGCGGGGTCCGGGGCGCGGTGG TGTGAGATCTTCAAAGAACTCTATAGGAAAAACACATTCCACAAAAGAT AAAGCTGGCCCAGAGCAGAAGCCTACTGATGTATTTGATTTTCCCAATAATTCTGGTATCTCCAGCATCAGCAGACTGGGTGAACATGAGAAAGATGAAGAACCTTATGAAATCTTCG ACCCTCCTTTACACAGCACTGCTATATATGCTGATGAAGAAGAATTCTCCACACACTGTGGTTCACCCATCCCTTCAACTCCTGAAGGAAGAGAAGTGGAGAAAAG GTCAGACACTTACGAAATCGAAGCAAGTGGAGACACGTCTGTAGAAATGAGTGCAAAAAAG CCAGCAAGAAACGTCAAGCCCATTAGCAATGAATCTGAAAGCCCCAAAGAAGGTGATATAAGAAGGAAAGTTAAACCAGCAGAGAAAATGAGTACAGAACGATGTGAACCTGTTCCAGATACACCGCGTATATCTTCGGAACTTCCAGAGAAACCAGCTGAGTCCACCACTCCTAAAAGAGTAGGACCCCTTAGCGCCACGTCTGGTGTTGAAAAAGCGACCCTGGCGACAGAAAGTCGGTCG aaaactcagaaaaagaagaTGTTTCCCggcaaaaggaagaaatcaagaagCGAAGCCATAGACTCAG ATACGTCCGACTGTGTTCATATTTGGtgtctaaaaggaaagaaagccagtGATCTCATGGAATTAGATGTTGTTTTGTCTGCGTTTGAGAAAACCATCCTAGAGTATAA acaaaaagtagaatctaAAATCTgtaaggaagccatcaaaaaatTTCATGCTCATATGGAAGAAGAACTCCTCAAAATG CTTAAAGACATCCAGACGTCGAAAACCCTGAAAAGGAAGAACACGAAG ATTATTTCAGATATTGAGAAGAAAAGGCAGCGTTTGCTCGAACTCCAGGATGAACTGCTTCG GTTAGAGCCACAGATGAAACAACTACAAATAAAATACGTCGAGCTTGAGGAGAGAAAATCTTCCCTTAGGAATGCAGCGTGTTTCTTATCTAACTTAAAACAGCTTCATCGAGATTATTCAGATACTCGAGAGAAAGAACCACATGTAAAAGAAACG
- the CENPU gene encoding centromere protein U isoform X2, with translation MQCVRSSKNSIGKTHSTKDKAGPEQKPTDVFDFPNNSGISSISRLGEHEKDEEPYEIFDPPLHSTAIYADEEEFSTHCGSPIPSTPEGREVEKRSDTYEIEASGDTSVEMSAKKPARNVKPISNESESPKEGDIRRKVKPAEKMSTERCEPVPDTPRISSELPEKPAESTTPKRVGPLSATSGVEKATLATESRSKTQKKKMFPGKRKKSRSEAIDSDTSDCVHIWCLKGKKASDLMELDVVLSAFEKTILEYKQKVESKICKEAIKKFHAHMEEELLKMLKDIQTSKTLKRKNTKIISDIEKKRQRLLELQDELLRLEPQMKQLQIKYVELEERKSSLRNAACFLSNLKQLHRDYSDTREKEPHVKETYDSSSLPALLVQARTLLGAETHLQNINHQLEKLLDRK, from the exons ATGCAGTG TGTGAGATCTTCAAAGAACTCTATAGGAAAAACACATTCCACAAAAGAT AAAGCTGGCCCAGAGCAGAAGCCTACTGATGTATTTGATTTTCCCAATAATTCTGGTATCTCCAGCATCAGCAGACTGGGTGAACATGAGAAAGATGAAGAACCTTATGAAATCTTCG ACCCTCCTTTACACAGCACTGCTATATATGCTGATGAAGAAGAATTCTCCACACACTGTGGTTCACCCATCCCTTCAACTCCTGAAGGAAGAGAAGTGGAGAAAAG GTCAGACACTTACGAAATCGAAGCAAGTGGAGACACGTCTGTAGAAATGAGTGCAAAAAAG CCAGCAAGAAACGTCAAGCCCATTAGCAATGAATCTGAAAGCCCCAAAGAAGGTGATATAAGAAGGAAAGTTAAACCAGCAGAGAAAATGAGTACAGAACGATGTGAACCTGTTCCAGATACACCGCGTATATCTTCGGAACTTCCAGAGAAACCAGCTGAGTCCACCACTCCTAAAAGAGTAGGACCCCTTAGCGCCACGTCTGGTGTTGAAAAAGCGACCCTGGCGACAGAAAGTCGGTCG aaaactcagaaaaagaagaTGTTTCCCggcaaaaggaagaaatcaagaagCGAAGCCATAGACTCAG ATACGTCCGACTGTGTTCATATTTGGtgtctaaaaggaaagaaagccagtGATCTCATGGAATTAGATGTTGTTTTGTCTGCGTTTGAGAAAACCATCCTAGAGTATAA acaaaaagtagaatctaAAATCTgtaaggaagccatcaaaaaatTTCATGCTCATATGGAAGAAGAACTCCTCAAAATG CTTAAAGACATCCAGACGTCGAAAACCCTGAAAAGGAAGAACACGAAG ATTATTTCAGATATTGAGAAGAAAAGGCAGCGTTTGCTCGAACTCCAGGATGAACTGCTTCG GTTAGAGCCACAGATGAAACAACTACAAATAAAATACGTCGAGCTTGAGGAGAGAAAATCTTCCCTTAGGAATGCAGCGTGTTTCTTATCTAACTTAAAACAGCTTCATCGAGATTATTCAGATACTCGAGAGAAAGAACCACATGTAAAAGAAACG